The window AGGATCTGTTTCTTTACATTTAAAACTGACATTATTATATAGTTGTATGTCAAAGCTAATGTAttaaattattcttaaaattttaaaaaagatggggaaataaaaacattttcagataaGGACTAGAGACTCTATTACTAGTAAATCTGCcttacacacacaaaagaaaactacagtcctccaagctgaaagaaaagaataacataTGGTAATTCCAATCCACCTAGACAAAtaaataacaccaaaaaaaaaaaaaaaagagagagaaacagggcAAGTACAAAGACTACATATATATGTGGTcttattttttcctcccttaactttttaaaaagacactgtaACACTGTATTGTTCTGTTTATATatgaggtatcagttcagttcagtcactcagtccgactctttgcgaccccaagggctgcagtatgccaggcttccctgtctatcaccaactcccgaagcttgctcaaactcatgtccattgactcggtgatgccatccaaccgtctcgtccactgccgtccccttcttctcccgccttcaatctttcccagcattggagtcttttccaatgagtcagttctttgcatcaggtggccaaagtattggcttcagcatcagtccttcgaatgaatattcaggactgatttcctttaggaaggactgattggatctccctgcagtccaagggactctcaaaagtcttctccaacaccacagttcaaaagcatcaattcttcagcgctcagctttctttatagtccaactcccacatccatacatgactactggaaaaaccatagctttgactagatggacctttgtcggcaaagcaatgtctccgctttttaatatgctgtctatgatgataataataaaaaataaggagTAGATAGAGCAAGTTTGCACCATAAAGCTCTACTTTACTAGAATTTAGTATTCTTCTCAAGTAAATTGTCATAAATTAAAATGCATACATTAATCCCTAGAGCAAACAGTaagaatataacttttaaaagcaCATACATAAGGGACTTCACTagtggccagtggttaagaacctgccctgcaatgcaggggacctgagttcaaaacctggtgggggagctaagaccccacaggtggcggagcaactaagcccatgcccgtAACTACTGACctgggtgccacaactaagacttggtacAACCAAacaaataagttttttttaaataaaagcacacacagaaaaaaaaagaatttaagtgGTACAATAAACAATACCTATTCAATACAAAAGGTGGCataaagtagaaatgaaaaaacaaaaaatatgtatgATATATAACAAATAGCAAATGACAGACAAAAATTCAGTCTTATCAATAATTGAATACAAAAAGACTAAATACCATATCAACAACAGCAGTTCTCagactagattaaaaaaataggatCAAACTATACATAGTGCATGTAAGAGTACTCTttagattcagttatacaaacagattgaaagcaaaatttaaaagaaaagtacaTGCAGATTGTAAGAAACCTAGACTGCCTGTATCAAAATcacacaaaacagactttaagacAATAAACATTACTAGAAAGAGGGACATTTCGTAAGATTAAGTAAATCATTTCATCAGGAAGATAGAACAATTCTAAACATACATGCACACGCCAAAAAAGgcccaaaataaagtaaaaatcaacataactgaaaagaaaaatagaaaattcaacAGTAATTAGAGACTTCAGTACCTCAATCTCAACAACTGCTAGAAcaactagacagaaaatcagcaaggataATGAAGACAGTACTATCAACTAACTTGAATTAATATTTACTCCACCTGAATTAACAAATGTAACTCCGCCTGATAACAGAATATGTCAACATGTAACATTCTCCAGGGTAGAGCACATATTAGGAAATACATCatgtctcaataaatttaaaaggactgAAATCATACAATGCATATTTTCTGATCACAaccacaagaaaacaaaattagaaatcagtaacagatgAAACTTTAAGAAATCCACAAACATTTGGAAATTACAGAACATATCTCCAAATAACCAATGAGTCAACAGAAAAATCATAAAAGGAATCAGAAAATACTTTAAactgaataaaagtgaaaataaaacaaaaacttatgAGATGAGGCTCAAACAGtgctaagagggaaatttatagctgtAAATGCCTATGTCAGACAAGAAAAACCAAAATCAATAACTAAAGCTTCCAATTTAAGGAATTAAAGAATCAGATTAAGAGCAAAGTAAATCCAAAGCatgcaaaagaaaggaaatatagtTTAGAACAGAGATCagtgaaatgaaatagaaaaatacaggggaaaaaaaaaaaaaaatcaatgaaaccaagccgatcctttgaaaagatcaacaaaaataCCAAACTGTTAGCTAGATGGGTCAAGAAAAAATAGACACAAATTACCAAAATTATGAATGAAAAAGGGGTATCACTACCATTCCTATAGGAGTTAGAGACATATGTAAGTGAACAGTATGAACAAATTACAGAATTCAAAAGAAAACTCCTAGTAAAACACAAGTTACCAAGCTGTATCAAGTatcaaacaaaaagagaaaattagaatAGACCTatacaagaaaataaactgaattagaatttaaaatcttccacatcaattccactcctaagtatATACCTACGAGAAACAAAAAATGTCCACATAAAAACTTATATGCCAATATTCCTAACAGCCATCATTCACAGTAGTCAAAGGAGACAACAACCCACGTGTGCATCAACttgatgaacagataaacaaaatgcggTATATCTATGGATCCACACAAAGGAAAATTATgattagtatttaaaaataaattaaggaattAATGGATACTGGCtataacatggataaacctttaAAGCacaatgctaaatgaaagaacaattccattcataatagcatcaaaagaataaaatattttatattaaatcgGCAAAAAAAGTACCTTATACAGGAAAACCACAAACAGTGCTGAGATAAATTAAAGAATACCTAAATAAATGGTGAGTTATTTCATGTTCACAGATTATATTAAGATAacaattctccccaaattgaactgtatacttaatacaattccaatcaaaatttCATCAGAATTTTGTGCTCACATGGACAAACTGATGttaaaacattttatgaaaattcaaaagaatcaaaacTGCTGTAATAActcagaaaaaatacaaataaagtggGATAACTTAcactttttcatttcaaaacttattataaagctacagtaatcaagacagtatggtattagtAAAAGAACAGGCACACAGATCAACAGAAGTTTATGTTTTTCAGAAACTGCTTTCCAAAGCGACTTTCACCATTCTACAGTCCCCAATAACGGAAGTTTGCCACCTGCAACAACGCACGGACTCGGAGGTCATGTTTGGTGAaaaaagttagagaaagacaaacagtgtttgatatcacttatatgtggaatgtaaaaacaaactaatgaatgaaacaaaaaaaggaaacagactcacagagaaactAGTGGTTACAactgggaagagagaaaaggtGAAGAGCAAAATAGGAGCAGGGGACTAAGAGGTACcaggatatactgtacagcacagggagtatAGCCAGTATTTTACAGTAACTATTAATAGGGTACAACCTTTAAAATTGGGAACcactatactgtacacctgaaacttacataatcttgtaaatcaactataactttaaaatatgtacatatatgaaaaaaaaaactttgttgtGTGAGAAAACAAGATAACATGGTGAGTTTTGCTTTGTTGCTTACTTGGGAGTTAAATAACCTTCTAAGACCATATTTACTCATCTCTACATTAAGAAACTAAGCATCACTGTTATAATATTAAATCAGTATACTTCTCCCACCAAACACACTGCTTAGGATATTTCCAAGATGTTCTCCAAGACTAGCTTGACCGTTCTTAAACTGCccaattttttcttcctcttcttttgtttctcatttcaCATAACCCAAAAATAAGTATCTTTCAGCAACAGTTACAATGAGGAATTCCCAGATccaaaagaaacagaatgaacagcttttattttatttaagttatTCAAAATCTACGATCTGatctctatattctttttttagcCCTTGGTATGTGTTAATTTGCAAGATTGCCTTTCATAACTTCTATAAAGCAATATTCTTCTTGCTTAATAATGCTGTCTTTTTCTATAAGCACCGATTCCCTGCCATACAGGAACAGCTGTATTTAGCAAACAGCTAATAGTGTATCAATTTGATTTGGTCTTTTATCCTAAACATATGCAGAAGCCAATTCATCATCTCAGCCCAGTTTGCAGAGTAATGAAAAATTAAGCAACGAAGTCAATCAGCAAGAATCTTATTACCACAAACTTTTCTACTATTATTTCTAAATCACAAGTTTGTAATGTCTTTCAAAAGATCCACTTCCttcagcaaactaaaatagacataaaaaataaattccttttgtAGATAATATTCTTCTGTAAGATCCTCATATACCTTGCTGGCTGCATGTTCTAAGAAATTACATTTATACAACTGAGTAGATTTTTAgttaaagaagggaaaaaataattatagcaCAATCATATAGCTTTAGTCTAGAAAGCTAAATGTAACAGAAAAATTAAGACATTAATACTGAATAAAGACATTGATATTAACCGACAACTAGCAAAAATTCAATACATAATAAACTAGAATATTATTAGTAAAAATGATAATGAACTCAGAATGAAGGCATCTCATGTCAAGAAACTTAAAATACTAATATCCAAAGATCTCTGGTAATACAGTTTGTACTAGACTACTTCTTTAAGTTGTACATGAACTATTTTTGTTCTATCTACACAAATTAGTCTAATTAGAACAAATTTAATATGGACTTACAGTGGTTTCTATCCCCAAAAGAAGTCTGTTACTGAAAGAAACCTCAAAAAGTGAAGATAACTACTGGAGTTTCatgatatttaaatgttttaatgtatTTCAATTATGATGAATTAGATAATCTCTAAGCCCTCTGCAACAATTTTCTTAAATCAGTGAATCACAAACTCTATATATTTCCACAAGAGAAATAGAAGACATGCCAGACACTGTTATTTACTATTAATTTCTAGTTATTTTACtgaataatgaaatttaaaagtaaatgacattttgggggaggaaaaaaacttAAATCTTGCTTTACtacaaatcagaaaataaagacatttaataagatacaaaatatttcagaaagaacACCAAACCTTGAAAAAATCTTCAAGCTGTTTACTGTTATAAAGGGCAGGAATGTTGGCAGAGAACTGCAGAAGATCTTCAGCACACTGCCTCCTCTCTTCAATAACAGTTTCATCAAATCGTCCTGGAATTAAATAAGAGTCAAcactgaaggaaagaaagatcAAAGCTGATTTGCAACAGTTGAGCTTCACAATGAGAAAGCTATTTGCTGTGGTCATCACGCAGTCTTCTGAAGTCAAATCCAGTCTCTATAACTGGAATCACTCGTGCTCCCAGCAGGGAAGAAAGGAACGTTTCTGATAAAACAGGAGGCAGAGGTGTCAACTAGCCAATAAATAGTGCTGTCATAATCTAAAGACTGTCAATACAAAAACTTACCATTTAAGAAGCTGGCAATTTGAAACTCAAGTTGAAGAGAGAATTATAAAGAACTCAAATAGTTTTCTACAGTAATTTAATACTGCAATTACTCATATCATTTTCCCTTTCCCACTCTTTTTTGATTTATAAAAGGAGTCGAAGAGAGGAAATTATGAGAACATCTGTATGGCAGTGGGGTCAAACACCTCAGCTTAAAGCAAAAGCTTTCAAGCCAATTTCCATGTGCGACGCTGTCAGTGTACATAAAGCATGCTTGTGAGAAAACAGAGAACCCGCACGGCGCAGTGAGCTCCGGTTTACAAGGTGATTGAAAGGTGGTTTtcatagaaatttttttaatgatatatacAATTTGAATGCTGATAAGACATTTTCAAATATGAGCATTTTGTACTACTCTTGGATAAGATTACCGGTTGGCATTTGTCACACGCCATGTATCATACTGATTGCAATTTAGGTTTAAAAAACTACAAAATCAAAAGAGTAACACATCCCATACTTGACTGGCTTtgaaaaatgttaatgaaaacagaggcataaaGAGATTCTTAGTTATAGGCACCACAACTTACTGGAAATAAGTCAACTTCTTTGCAGTTATCACAGAGCCGCAAATgaatgaaagggaagaaagaaacaagacGGATTAAAACAGAGCCCTCAGTTGCTTTAATCAAAGCATTAAATACTGTACATCCGAGAGTACAGAGAGAAAAGAGGTCACTTTTACACTGCCACACTTCTTCCAGTAGCTTACTAAGTACTTAATATAACAATAAAGTAAGGAAATCTGTTTTCtagcaactttttaaaatatcacatctGTTTTCCACTCACTCAGAAACACAATTAATGATTAAATTTTGGTATGTTAACTAAATTTGTGCCAAATCTCTACTCTCCCTATTGTTTATAGGGAAATTTGTTTCAAAATGCTCAACTCGATTGTGAGAGCacagaattacaaaaaaaaaaaaaaaaaaaagatgttctaacCTAGGAAACATCACACATCTAATCCAACATACTTTAAAACCAGCACTTACATGTAAGATTACACTATCTCCCAGCTGACAAACTCAACAACCAGACTTTGTAGAAAATAACTGAGGTTCAAGCTTGTTGATTTTAATCATGACATCACCTTAAAATGGTTAACAACAGAAAATGAACAGgtttttaaacagaaatagaatagaaatggttatatatatataacaacagaaatgggtgtgtgtgtgtatatatatatataaaacaatagaaatggatatatatatatataacaatagaaatgattatatatatataacattagaAATAGTTATATAGAAAATGAACAGGTTTTTACAAGTCTATGAAGTGTAAATAAGCAAGGTAGTATGAcaaaaacactgctgctgctgctaagtcacttcagtcgtgtccgactctgtgcgaccccatagatggaagcccactaggctcccccatccctgggattctccaggcaagaacactggagtgggttgccatttccttctccaatgcatgaaagcaaaaagtgaaaatcaagtcactcagtcctgcccgactcttagcaaccctatggactgcagcctgccaggctcctccatccacgggattttccaggcaagagtactggagtggggtgccattgccttctccaatgaaacaTCTACTTTATGACAACCAAAAGAAACGGTTTGagagacagacctgggttcaaactaCTTGCTCTCTCATTCGGTAGTTATAAAATTTAGGCTGATGACGTcctaatttacaaaataaataaaatgaacaatgtaCTCTAAATGAATAGTCCATATCAAGTCATGGACAGTCACTTCATGCacagccacttcagtcgtgtccaactctgtgacaccatggactgcagccgccagcttcctctgtccatgggtttctctaggcaagaacactgaagtgggttgccatgccctcctcatcaAGTACATACTAAGCTCTTAATAAACCAATCATGGTTTCTTTAAATCTTCAAGTACCATCATAGTGTCCAGTATATAGAACGggctaaaatatttttgttgactgtatgagtaaataataaaaacttagaaactctgtccacggaattttccacacaagaatactagagtgggttgccatttccttctccaggggatcctcccgatacagggattaaacccacgtctcctacgtcTCCAGCATTGGTAGGCCCATTCTtgaccacttccctggtggctcagatgataaagcatctgcgtacaatgcaggagacccaggttcgatccctgggtcgggaagatcctctggagaagaaatggcaccccactccagtactcttgcctggaaaatcccacggactgaggagcatggtaggctccagtccatgggatcactaagagtcggactcgaatgagtgacttcactgtcactgttcttgaccactgagctatCTGAGAAGCcgcggggggcggtggggggtgggtggaaaTAGACGATAATTTCCAGCTCGCCTTGAGGTTACCTGTGGACTAAATTCTGgtcaataatatataaattaaatttattttgcagCTTACCAGAAATCTCTTTAAGAGATAACTGCTATACAccctccttctccccctcctcctcttccttctatctccttttcccctttcagGAAGGACTAGGATGTGAGAGGTTAAAAACAAGACAGAACAAGGCAGGAAGGAGCTTGGATTCCTGATCACTGTGGAGCCACCTTGCCTGCTGCTACATCCAGAGCATATGCCATGAGAAACCAAAACTAACATTACCCGTTATGCTAAATCTACTAGTTTCCGGTTCACACTCAACAACTACATTACCTTCTTCCAATGACAAAAACACGCCTAAGGTGACACTGCTGGCTTACCTGTCAATCATATTAGCTGGGAACAAGCTCCTGAGAGCTGTGACGTGCAGCACAGGCTCTCCGGCCTGAAAACAACCTAAGATATTCATCCTGGGGAAAGAAACATTGGCCAAATAGGTGAAAATGACAGCTAAAAATGTCCATTATCCCTTCTTTTGCCTAAATTAGAATTTGAGTATTCATCGCTGCTTATGATTATTGTCCAGCATATTTATCctttaaatgaaaaagcaaactgCAGTACCTATAGATTTAGTAGTAGTAACTGTGTGAGCATCTGTAATCTTAGAACAGAAATCCAGAAAATGCACACATTATATTATGTTTCAACCCACAAGACCACCCGATATTATCTTTAAATGAACTAATAATTTGttgtggcagaaactgaagaggaactaaaaagcctcttgatgaaagtgaaagtggagagtgaaaaagttggcttaaagctcaacattcagaaaatgaaggtcatggcatccggtcccatcacttcatgggaaatagatggggaaacagtggaaacagtggttgactttattttggggggctccaaaatcactgcagatggtgactgcagccatgaaattaaaagacgcttactccttggaagaaaagttatgaccaacctagatagcatattcaaaagcagagacattactttgccaacaaaggcccatctagtcaaggctatggtttttccagtggtcatgtatggatgtgagagttggactgtgaagaaagctgagcaccgaagaattgatgcttttgaactgtggtgttggagaagactcttgagagtcccttggactgcaaggagatccaaccagtccattctgaaggagatcagccctgggatttctttggaaggaatgatgctaaagctgaaactccaatactttggccacctcatgtgaagagtttactcattggaaaagactctgatgctgggagggattgggggcaggaggagaaggggacgacagaggatgagatggctgggtggcatcactgactcgatggacgtgagtctgggtgaactccaggagttggtgatggacagggaggcctggtgtgctgcgattcatggggtcgcaaagagtcggacatgactgagtgactgaactgaactgataaatgaaaAACTTCCCCATATTTGATGACATCCTAAAAAAATGCTAGTTTACAAGttgaaacaaataaattaaaatttggcTGCTTTAATCCTAGTGTGATCAATGAATCACCTCACTTCCCTATTAAACCAGATTTAAATGCTTAAGTTGTGAGTATATCAACTTCTGAGTAGAATAAACATGTCAAAAGTgcatttttgttctatttctattGATCTATGCATTTCTATTCCACTAAACTTGGACAAGCAGAGATGAATTAGAACACTTTTCCGAGTACAACCAAAATTAAAGGCTAATGCATTAAAAGGTTCAATTACACTAAATCCTCTCATCAGAACAAATATGATAAAAGAACACGTTCACTTCTTTGTTCCTAAGATATTtcagaataacaaaaataaaaaacagtattgGTAGCACAGACAAACAGAAGCAGATAAATTTTAATGCAATGACTACTGGCTCTAATACATGTAACAAAGCCACCTAATTtgacaattaaatttaaaagtagcAAGATTCAACAGTAATTCTAATGGGAGACAACGCCCTAGGGGCTACTTTCAAACTGTTAATCTTTTAATATCATCATAACCTCCCTTGAAAGTCAACAACAATGAGAAATCATGAACAGGTGCTTCTCTTATAGCCTTTAAATTTCCATTTACAggaatggaaattttattttcttgtgaagAGCAGAAAAATTATAGGTAATTTATGatagaaaatgtaaaacaaattttTCCTGAAGTTTATTATGCAGTATTACACATTATGTACTATAttatttgtgtgtgagtgtgtatatattatcTTTAAGTCACTCTACCACCTCCAAATTACTCCACAATGGTTTGCTATTAAAAGTGGCAGAAGGAAAATTAAACCAAAACCTTCTCACAAAGCTGGTAAAGCACTGAAAATACAGTCTCTCTCTTTGATTTCTAAGCTGTCTTTGAAAtcgtctctaatttttttttaattatgaagaaCAACTCACAAAAGCAGGatttacagctttttaaaaatgcaactcTCAGTAACCAAAAACCAGTTAAACAAAACTAAAGGTTATCCTTGACCAGTAAGAAACTAGCCAGAGAAGCTTGGTGCTAATTCCTAACTGTATTAAAAACTCATTCACAAGGCAAAAAGGAGAGTCCGAGTTCTTAGGTGTGAATTTCCTCTAGTCAACAGCACCAAGAACATACCTCTAGTTAAAGAAGTTAGGTTCAAGACTCCTTACGACTAAGGAGAATGCATAGATCTTTTCAAGATCTTTCTGTGTTGTTGGGTGTTGTCATCATAGACATGCCTGAACCGGCTAAGTCTGCTCCTGCCCCTAAAAAAGGCTctaaaaaagctgtgaccaaggccCAGAAGAAGGACGGCAAGAAGCGCAAGAGCAGCCGCAAGGAGAGCTACTCCGTGTACAtgtacaaggtgctgaagcaagtCCATCCGGACACCGGCATCTCGTCCAAGGCCAtgggaatcatgaactccttcgtcAACGACATTTTCGAGCGCATCACTGGTGAGGCATCGCGCCTGGCGCATTATAAG is drawn from Bubalus kerabau isolate K-KA32 ecotype Philippines breed swamp buffalo chromosome 5, PCC_UOA_SB_1v2, whole genome shotgun sequence and contains these coding sequences:
- the LOC129653387 gene encoding histone H2B type 1-C/E/F/G/I-like, translating into MPEPAKSAPAPKKGSKKAVTKAQKKDGKKRKSSRKESYSVYMYKVLKQVHPDTGISSKAMGIMNSFVNDIFERITGEASRLAHYKRSTITSREIQTAVRLLLPGELAKHAVSEGTKAVTKYTSSK